The Bicyclus anynana chromosome 12, ilBicAnyn1.1, whole genome shotgun sequence genomic interval acggatGTGATACgagtatacgagtaggtacattacaTAAGTAAAACTTGGTAGCTTTAGTTGTATAACGCTCTAGTGGCTCCCAAATACACTAAAATGTGATCAAAAGCCGCCCAGCTTCAGGCGTGTCAAGCAGTCCGCGTGTCGATTAGTTCCGGCTCTACCGCTAATTCTTGGCACAGATACAGCTTCCACTCTGAAACCGGATGTAGGCTTGGTTTTATTTcggaaatattcaaaaatacctAGCAGAAAATGCAGCCTTTTCACTTCGTTATACAATTTTTTACTATATAatacacataattattttgCTGGCACAAGGGGTGGCGATGTCATTGCTTGGCTAAAATACAGTGGCCTCCGTAGGCGCgcgcaattattatttataatgaataatatttatgttgtaAAAGCCGCAGGACATTATCATAGTCTACATCCAGACCATCCTCAGAAGATGTCGACTGGACGACAATTAATTGTAAAGAAGTGAAGAATTCTATAATAATTTAGCAAAGATACATATTTGCCTGACATTTAGCCACGTGGTAACCCTTCGTCAAACACCCTTGAAAAGAAAGGTAGATATTTGAAGATATCTGAAACTACATTTGGTTGAGTTACCGTGTGGTAAGTCTTTCGTCTACCGAAATGATTTCTTGTATTACCTCTGccacaaaatacatttataacacatttgctcttcaagtatcgcttatttcaccaatttcattatcgtaatgtatctcattacgcacatgtgccgtaatgtaatgtaaaatgcacatgtgccgtaatgtattAAAAAACCTTTAACATCCGTCTAATAACGAACGGGACTTTTGTATATCTTGGCATAgagtttttagtaaaattaactttgtgagataaaatatagtaaaaaacatttaattctttaattttaataattttgacaataaatgtatctgtatcagaaacacaaaaatattttatatttaaagtaaataatttactttatttatggcaccgcctttaaactgatcagaaggtagcacatagttaagatgttattttttgctttttagtttaggttaattttagagtttagaatttttttattaaaattttttatgtgcctctactaaaataatataaatactttttattaatcCCCGACGCAAAAAAAGTAGTCTTGTATGTTTGACCGCTAAGTGTGTCGGTATTGTGTCTGTCTACATAATTATTCTCTatctttatttgtttgcttCATAGCGGCAACAGTGCCGAGCTACAACACACACGGTCCGATCGTGACCTTGCATGCGGTACTCAGTTATAACACGTATCCGCAACTCACAGACCTGCAACAAAAAGCTTCAATGCATTTTCATCTTATCGTACGAAAATATAATATCTCACATACATATGATGCtgcctcagaatacagaaaaccaccagaagccacgtttagatgtcattctatagtgcgcagtgtgtccaaaaattgtacacaacagcctgcactcgtcgcaattctcacccgcgtaatgttgctagtaaaTGAgactgttaaatttttccctattttgtggtaaaaatttataatgttaaaaggaaaacaataagtgtacagttcatcacattaaatgttaacttgtatggtaaataataaaaacagtgggaccggttttctagtgattgctaagagtcagcaagaaaatgaactctaaaaaatttaagacaaggacaaaaaaataatagatataataagacggttattataaaacttatcaactaacaaactaaagaaatacatatttacaataataattttatatattccatataattatattatattattattataaatatgtatttcaatcgcgtgcatagttattattatctcgtcttatttctctaatttttatgtttcttaaaattcaagtataaataaggccatttaattggtttaatatcttttaagaatgtgttttgaagataaaaatattttatttaatcctcttgctcaaacaaacaagcaaacaagtaggtacacaaacaaacaaaagaccaaacaagcacacaaaaacaaacaaattaccacaattttatttcaacttaattgccggaacctatgcctacctatttagttgattaatattttacataaataataaatccttgaattgaaattaaaagtagggaaaatcaaagcaattacattggcaacacttacaaaatgaagtcatcggtttctatgacaactaaattcacgtaaaaattattcattattttaacataagaatatttatttgtgctacttatacgtgaaatgtgatcctattcagtttcttttttttaccaacggcatttttacacgaaggaatagcacaagacggcttaatttaattaaatttgtcacctgtatagcacgtcaaacaacacgacaaacacagagtgagtaatcgtaaaatgtgtagtttaaatggcttcacttctttgcgctatcactccttctggtggttttctgtattctgaggatgCTGCACGATTACGTATTTATTCTAATGTGTGTTGTAAATATAGCGGTAGGTAGGAAGGTATCACGGAGACGCATAACTTGTTTTGATATGGCTAACCGGAATGTCTGCTACAAGCTTAtgtcatttataattatttgttcaTTAGCTTGTATAAGGAAAAATCATCGCGGCCGTTTTATATCATTCCACTGGCAgatgcccgcgatttcgtccgcgtgaacatCGATGTACTTTCGACcccttcgccccttctatttatattttcgtatgttttgtatataataaatacaaaatcacaAGTCCTCGGCCAAAGGCCAAAAGTGCTCGTTTTTAGTGCTTGAATGAAATGCTAATGAgggactttcataaaaaaagttcAACCTTTACTTAACCCCCGTAGGGGAGAAATTTTTGAAGTTCTTTTTCATGTTAAACCTACTGTTTGTAGATGATTTTCCTCAAATATGACTTGAAAATGTTAGATTTTAATTTCAGAAAAATTCTAaaccctttaggggttgaattttttatccCTATGCATTTCACATTATATCGATAGTCAATGTAATCTACTAACTAGTCAATGTAACTGTGAACAAAATTTGAGAAATGACCAAAGTTCAACCCTTTTCAACCCTTTAGAGGTGAAATTTATAAAGTTCCTTTTTAATGTTAGACAAAGTGTATGAAGaccaattttacaaatataataactgATTTTTATTGTTTCACTGATTTCAACTCATTTTATACCTTCAAgggtttaacttaaaaaaatcttggattACATAACATTTCGcatatttttcatgatttatggacatttttttataactgtaactctaaaatggaggactttccatacaaattttcaactcccatttcacccccttttgatattattttcactatgaaaagtatcctataatctGCTctatattatggtctcaaaccgtgCTGAGTTTCGTTTGACGCCATCCAGTAGTTTCTGCGTGATGctcggtcaacaaaaatacggacagacagacagacaagaagtcaaaacaaaatatttttggcgTCAGAATCGTTTGTATGATTGATTGTAATGCCCTtcaataacatttattaaaatatcttcaatgtacagaatttgacctgttatagttttattataagtacagattacgatataaaaataaaaataaattagcagAATCTGTGCAAATTATCTACCGTATAcgagatttaaaaatttataattttaagttacTTGTGAGTGTGTGATATcaatagtaaaagaattttttaaattggtccagCAGTATCAGAGTATAttcaattaaaacaaacaaacaatcaaatctttcctctttttaatatttcaattcgTCTATATAGAGAGTTCACTAGACCCGGCTGGTAACATGTACAGCGGCCTTTATTAATAATGACTGGTGATATAGGCACATGTATTTAAGGACGTGTCTAAAATATTTTCGGGTATTTGGTTAGACTGCCGCGGCGGAGATGCTGCTCGAGTGTCTGCTGCTGGCGCTGGcggcgctgctgctgctggtGCGGCTGCGGCCGGAGAGTCAGCTGGCGCTGCACCGCCGGCTCGCGGTCAGCTTCCCCTGCGCGCCGCTGCTGGGGCACGCCTACAAGTTCATCGGCACTCACGAAGGTGAACTCATTGCGAGTGTCTGCTGCTGGCGCTGGcggcgctgctgctgctggtGCGGCTGCGGCCGGAGAGTCAGCTGGCGCTGCACCGCCGGCTCGCGGTCAGCTTCCCCTGCGCGCCGCTGCTGGGGCACGCCTACAAGTTCATCGGCACTCACGAAGGTGAACTCATTGCGAGTGTCTGCTGCTAGCGCTGGcggcgctgctgctgctggtGCGGCTGCGGCCGGAGAGTCAGCTGGCGCTGCACCGCCGGCTCGCGGTCAGCTTCCCCTGCGCGCCGCTGCTGGGGCACGCCTACAAGTTCATCGGCACTCACGAAGGTGAACTCATTGCGAGTGTCTGCTGCTGGCGCTGGcggcgctgctgctgctggtGCGGCTGCGGCCGGAGAGTCAGCTGGTGCTGCACCGCCGGCTCGCGGTCAGCTTCCCCTGCGCGCCGCTGCTGGGGCACGCCTACAAGTTCATCGGCACTCACGAAGGTGAACTCATTGCGAGTGTCTGCTGCTGGCGCTGGcggcgctgctgctgctggtGCGGCTGCGGCCGGAGAGTCAGCTGGCGCTGCACCGCCGGCTCGCGGTCAGCTTCCCCTGCGCGCCGCTGCTGGGGCACGCCTACAAGTTCATCGGCACTCACGAAGGTGAACTCATTGCGAGTGTCTGCTGCTGGCGCTGGcggcgctgctgctgctggtGCGGCTGCGGCCGGAGAGTCAGCTGGCGCTGCACCGCCGGCTCGCGGTCAGCTTCCCCTGCGCGCCGCTGCTGGGGCACGCCTACAAGTTCATCGGCACTCACGAAGGTGAACTCATTACTGCGAGTGTCTGCTGCttcccattcccatgggaattgGAATATGCAATTTTTAAAAACGCACCGACAGACACGTCTTGCACTGCTACAGAATAGTAAACATTCGCGGAGTCGCAAACGGTCGCTTCACGTCGTCTCGGGACAAAGGTATATTGATTTCACGGTAACTTTATTTTCTCGGCTCACTTTGCACTTACTCTGATGTTGCTACGAGAGTGGAATGAAACGTAGAAGAAAATAAGTTAGCTActttaatttagatttatttacttattgtatGCTAACTAAGTCACCcgtttaaattgtaatacataCATTGTAATTTAAAACTGTTTTTACACCTTTTgttacaatttgttttattaattgtaaaatatgaatttaaCCGAGTCTATACGAACAGTAGCGTCGCTGtagtaaaatttataatgttgtgTTGCATACGGCAGTATTACATTTACCCTTGGTCCGTGAAAACCCTCGTAATGTTCAGGATTCTACTTATGAACTTTAAATTTCTAGAATTCTCCGCTTGCTCGATATTCACTAGAAGTAGATGATAACTTTGCTGCCTTTTTTAAGGTCCGCTCTACACTCTTgccggctccacattagtgTCGTGAATTCACGCGCGAATTCTTGCCATGAATTCTCGGCACGAGTCCATGCCCTCCACATTCACGTTCGCGCCTGTTCACGGAGCTTCACGGCGCTAATGTGGAGATCACAGCGTTTGCGACGTTCACGTTCACTTTTTGCGCCGTTGCCGCTGTCCTTTTCTCGTGAACACTCCTCGTTGCAGTGCGTGAGAGCGTGTGCGTGTATCAACAGAGCATGTGTTGCAGACCGCATGTCGCTGTTCGCCGAGCTGGGGCGGCAGGCGCACGCCAGCCCGCACGGCGCCGTCAGCTTCTGGTTCGCGCACTACCTGTGTGTGGGTGAGTACACCGATACTGagcaaacacacaaacaaacagaaGTAAGTTAGCAAGTCTCCTATTGCGCTCTGGTGTTGAACATTTCTTGGAAGATAATAAACTCAACATTTCATAAACGAACCTCGATTTCAAGATCCGAAGCCGCATAGGCAAACCAACATATTAACGAGGCATtagttattataatgttatactGTTTGACCAGCCCAACAACTCAACCCGGCAAacgcaaaattaaaataaataataatagtaataggcGTAGAACATTCGTAAcacttaggggtataaaaattaGATAACAAACTATTCTCAAACCTACCgagtatacataaaaaaactctCATTAAGCCATTTCAGACGAGTATGAGAACTAACACTGAGACACaaaatgcatatttttgtatttatttacaatacacGATATATTTCTTTATCATAAAGATTACATTACTTAATGTACTTTCCGTAGCGATATCGGACCCGGTGTCGGCGAGCGTGGTGCTGAGAAGCAGTTTCGACAAATGGCCCATCACCCACTTCATGCGCCACCTGCTGGGGAACGGGGCGGTGTTCGGGGACGGTGAGCGGAGGGTGTTGTTGCTTCAAGTGATGGGTGTCGAGTGGGTACATAGGACTACAGTGAAACATGAAAGGAGTATTCACTCAGAAATgctatgtacattgtacagcctcgtgattgttaaaaaaaaatatatattaaattgaatttcacCTGAAGTTATATCAGCAAGTTCACCTGAAATTATACCATAGtcttgtggtagaggaaacatctcgagcaggtgtTCCTGGACTTGGGCACTTGGGCGTAAGTGTAAAGGAttcagaatgcattaacacGCTACCTCACCAGCCTGACATATTCTCTGTGCCAACGCAcataagatacaaaaaaatagtatatcagTACAATACATTACTGCACAAAATTTTTAACAGCAGTGTGTGACGGTGTGCACATTGCTCACCCAACCTTCGATCCCCACTTATCACACTATCGCTGTCATAACTACTTTATACAAACACCTCATTATtataatcttttaatttttacaccACCCATACACACTGTTATCTTGTCACAGAAATGTCACTATGACCGCCTACCCTGCAACTTGTTACGGAATATTTTTCGTCAGTCTCCCCCGAGCACGTTATATGACACGAGCAGTAGGCGCTGATCGGTTGTAAACTGTGCGAGCTCACCCGAGCATGTTACGACGAGCCAAGCTATTGGTAACGCTTTGTTATATTACGTACTTACAGAAGAGATATGGCGTCTCCGGCGAAAGATTCTCAACCCGATATTCAGCTCCAAATATCACGACAACTACGTGCAAGTGTTCGAGCGAAACAATAAGATATTTATGCAAGAGCTGGCGCGCGCCGCGGGCAAGGGGGACTTCTCCATGTGGGGATACTTCAGCTCATACGCTATGGATTCCGCTTTTGGTAAGAGTTTTGTCTTTCTAGTTTGTACACGTAGTTGTACGCTACGTTCAAATAAGATGACGTTTTTATACAACGTTGTAGTCATCTTCCAGCTCGATATAGCCACTACAAAATATTAGCATGCACGAGTTCAGAACTATGTTGAAGTTACATTATAGAACGTAAACTAAAATTCCAGATTTTGTGGCTGTCTGTCGATTTTTTACCTTTACTCTTTCgtgagtgtgctcaggaacttcaCCATCTAATTCCTCCTTCCCCTTTCTACCGGAACAGCATCCTTACGTTGTGGATGTCCACGCAACTCGTACAAAACGATTTGCATAcacatttctaattcgcacagcaaaaatttggaatgttcTTCCAGAGTtcgtgtttcctgacacttgtAATTTAAATACCGTCAAAGCAGAAGTGCATGTTCTAGGTAAACGCGATCCAATTTATACtgcattaatgctttccatcagggtTAGTTGTACTTgccaagcgcaagcctatattgcataaaaaacacCAGGGAGCATAATCCTGTTCTTGTGCCCCTTACGACCTTTCTCATTAGTGTGAAAAACGCGATTGACGCCTCACAGAACTTCCACGTTTTGATTGGCTAATGGCCAAAATGCGTCAGAATTCCCATATCTCGAACGCTTCTTTAGGTTCCCTGATATATTCTTTTACTATCCAGGTTGCATATACATACTAATAATCGGTAATGATTCTGATTCAGAaccattaaaacaaattataaattttagacATGAGTTTCGGTGAGAACCTGAACGCCCAACGTCACCCCAACCACCCGTTCGCCGTGGCCTTCCTGGACTACTTCGAGGAGTGCGGCGTGAGGATCTGCCAGCCCTGGCTGTTCAGCGCGGCGGTGTACGACCTGCTGCCCGCCGGCGCGCGCCAGGAGCGGCGCCGCCGGCTCATGTGGGACGTGGTGGAAAACGTAAGCACGTTAACTACTTTAATTGATGACACAACACCATCagaatacatttttattgtaataataaatgaattattagtcaatcattatcagcctatttaaacggcctactacagggccaggctttCTTAAAGTAGAGGAGATGAATAGTCCAGTTGATAATATGAAAACTTTTGTCCATAAACAGAGTAACACTTGGCAGGGCATGCAAGGAACCTGCAAAGTGCAGATCTGTGTCCGTCAACAGGCGGAGGGTTAAGGCGTCTTGTACCTGTATTTACAGCTGCAAACACACCCATCACACTCAACACATGCTGCTCGGCAACAGATATCAGCATGACGGTAGTACATTCCCAGCCGAGCTTGGCAAGAAACAGACAAATGCTTTAATAGTGTATTGTTCTGCAAAAATCAGACATTATAAGACAGATACGAgtaaagggaaaaataataaacgGTATCATAGATGTAAAACTGCTGGCAGATTAACTTACATCTACGTCTTTGATATCTAAAGTAATTCGGTATAacggtataaatattttaaatgcgcGTTGTATAAATCTGCCTAATACGCTTTAaatgtctatgttttttttacagttaatacataaaaagaaacagGAATCTAAAAAACGAAATGAGCAAAATGTGGTACACGTTAATAGTGAGTATCAACATTCTAAAGTCTGTACAAATGATTTGGTGGAGATGGCGACAAAATGTTTTATCCGAACCACATGAAAGTATAATGTGATGACTTGACGTTTTATGACATAGAACATGCTATGAAAGCATTCAACATCCCAAATAATTGAGATTATCTTTTTAGCCAACATCCGCTCTGGTGAATTTAAATCGTTTTTGGATCTGTTGATTGAATATTCCGGCGGAGATGCCGGGTACACGGACACGGAGCTGCGCGAAGAGCTGCTGATGATCATCCTGGGCGCCACCGACACCTCCGCCACCAGCGCCTGCTTCGCCGCCGTGCTGCTGGCCAACCACCCGCCAGTGCAAGACAAAGTTTACGAAGAGTTAGTACTGACATTTTGATTTTCACTTAATAGTCATTTCAATGTAGACTGTTCGCACTGTCAGTAACATCCTTTTCCATATTTAACTAATACTCgtcaaatattatttagatagtattatttagtaactgtacacaaaattatttaattgtttttatacatCAGGACGTTGCTTACCTTAACAGCCGATacacgtccactgctggaaatagTCCTCTTGCATgtacctccaagcataacggtttcgagccgccagcatccagcggcccctgcaacccgcttgatatcctcggtccacctagtggggcatcgaccaacactgcgtttttcgGGAGTACGggatcaccattccagcaccctgagaccccgacgtccatcagctcttcgaactatgtggtcgGCCctttgtcacttcagcttcgcgactcgctgagctatgtcagtgaatagtgactttggttcgtctgcggatctcctcattcctgattcggtTTTTTCGACGACACGTGGCttacttatacatatttattactatttgatATTAGAGAGACAAAAACATAAACTAGCCTACTGCATCAAACCTTACAAGTCTTACTTATAGAATTCAGAACATGTTGGGTGGTTCAGAGCGGCCGGTCTCGCTCGCTGACTTAGCGAGTCTGAAGTACCTGGACGCGGTGGTGCGGGAAGCGATGCGGCTGTACCCGCCCGTGCCGGTGTTCCTGAGGCGGTGCACTAAGGCTGTGGACTTGCGTGGGTATATCACTTGTACTTGTTATTTTTCTCATTGATAAAATCCAgattttgcatgccaaatttacATGCAAGCGCAATGCAGCGAGACACCATGAATATCCCATGACCGATGTTATAGTCCAGTCGATTCCCACTGAACGTTTCGCTTCGACGTTTCTTATAAGAACAGCTAAATTGTTGAATGCGGTTTTGTCGTCAGTGTTTTCTGCCACAATATGAGTTGTGCACCTTCGGACATCTCCATAGACATGCGATCTAATCTAGACCTCATTATTACTTTCCACCAGGCATTATTGTAATCGACCGCAAGCGTATATctaatttgtatattattaaaactaacCTTTAATCCTCCCCCTTTAAAACTCCATCTATGTGACTGTATTGGACCGTTAGATGACGTAAATTTTCGCATATATCGTTCTTATTTCGCATATATCGTTCTTAGCTTCAGACATAACCCTGCCGGAAGGCTGTGAGGTGATGCTCAACATCTGGGGCATCCACCGCAACCCGCGCCACTGGGGCGCCGACGCGGACGAGTTCCGTCCGGAGCGCTTCCTGAGCGCTGATGCGCACCAGCTCGCTGCCTTCATGCCCTTCGGACACGGACCACGCAGCTGTACTGGTACACTACGGGCGTTTTTCGTTGCAACGCTCGACTGAAGCGTGTTTGAATTTACACTAAATTAGACAATTGTATCCCTGCAAATGGCacatgtcttgcagtggacatCCGTAAGCGAACTCACGATGAGTGAGGATAGTTTCACGTCGTGAAGTATTACTCGTGAGAGAATCTACCAGACGGAGGTATGAGTTGACTTCTTCCGTGTATCAGCTATGTGTTATCGTTACCTCTTTATATGACTCTGATCTAATACCACTTTATTGGTTTTGCTGGTATGCTATGTGTAGGTACATTAACGAGGAACGTTTATTGCAGGCATGCGCCTAGCGCTAGCGTCGCTGAAGCTATCACTGGCGGAGATAACGCGTCGCTACCGCCTCTTGCCCGCCGCCGGCTACCGGTACAGCGCCGCGGAGCCGCTGCGAGTCAGCTTCGAGCTGCTGTTGAAGCACGTACACGACTTCAAGGTGCAGCTGGAACACAGGGCTTAGAATAATAAACAGAGATCCAGAGTACTGCAAATAGTTTACCTGCGCCGGGTCCGGCTGGGTGCCAACGTTTTATAACGCATCGTTTCCACCTTGAAAGTATGTGATCGGATGAGTACTTAAAGATACTTACGTGTGtagaaattaatacataaaatatctttgttaagTGATTTttgttagttagtttagttaaaCTTTAGGTGAAAGCTTGCTACTCAAGTTTGAAACAGTCATCCCTATGGAacagaaattaattatttttttaattatattgtataactACCTACGTTaggatgtttttattattataaccattACCTACTGCGGAACCGTTTCCCGCTCTACCTACTCCTAGTTATCGGGTGAAGTACTTTAGAATCCACTTATATCCCCGATAACGCGGTCATTTCGATATTTTGAAAttgggttcggtccccggctgggccgattaaggttttcttaattggtccaagtctggctggtgggaggcttcggccgcggctagtcaccaccccaccggcaaagacgtgccgccaagtgatttagcgtttcggtacgatataatgtagaaaccgaaaacggtgtggatttcatcctactcctaacaagatggagatcttagattgcatcatcaccatcaggtgagattgtagtcaagggctaacttgtagataatgaaaaaaaaaccgtaatcacattaaaattatatatgccTTAATTTACCGTTATCTTACCTTTCTGGCACTGCTTTACTCAATTAACAtggtttaattatatttttcattttagtttCCCGTTCACACAATGTATTGCATCCTTTGATCTGATTATGCCAATGAACAGCAAAAGCTATCCGGTA includes:
- the LOC128198593 gene encoding uncharacterized protein LOC128198593, with the protein product MLLECLLLALAALLLLVRLRPESQLALHRRLAVSFPCAPLLGHAYKFIGTHEGELIASVCCWRWRRCCCWCGCGRRVSWRCTAGSRSASPARRCWGTPTSSSALTKVNSLRVSAASAGGAAAAGAAAAGESAGAAPPARGQLPLRAAAGARLQVHRHSRR
- the LOC112051913 gene encoding cytochrome P450 4C1, with protein sequence MSLFAELGRQAHASPHGAVSFWFAHYLCVAISDPVSASVVLRSSFDKWPITHFMRHLLGNGAVFGDEEIWRLRRKILNPIFSSKYHDNYVQVFERNNKIFMQELARAAGKGDFSMWGYFSSYAMDSAFDMSFGENLNAQRHPNHPFAVAFLDYFEECGVRICQPWLFSAAVYDLLPAGARQERRRRLMWDVVENLIHKKKQESKKRNEQNVVHVNTNIRSGEFKSFLDLLIEYSGGDAGYTDTELREELLMIILGATDTSATSACFAAVLLANHPPVQDKVYEEIQNMLGGSERPVSLADLASLKYLDAVVREAMRLYPPVPVFLRRCTKAVDLPSDITLPEGCEVMLNIWGIHRNPRHWGADADEFRPERFLSADAHQLAAFMPFGHGPRSCTGMRLALASLKLSLAEITRRYRLLPAAGYRYSAAEPLRVSFELLLKHVHDFKVQLEHRA